A single Biomphalaria glabrata chromosome 2, xgBioGlab47.1, whole genome shotgun sequence DNA region contains:
- the LOC129924701 gene encoding mucin-17-like → MTVQRAYRKTWQPVCKAVQYNTARRPELLVGREVRAGANTVTTSQVSQANTVTTSQVSQANTVTTSQASQANTVTTSQPSQANTVTTSQPSQSNTVTTSQPSQANTVTTSQPSQANTVTTSQASQANTVTTSQASQANTVTTSQASQANTVTTSQPSQANTVTTSQPSQANTVTTSQASQANTVTTSQASQANTVTTSQPSQANTASQANTVTTSQPSQANTVTTSQPSQSNTVTTSQPSQANTVTTSQPSQANTVTTSQASQANTVTTSQASQANTVTTSQVSQANTVTTSQPSQANTVTTSQASQANTVTTSQASQANTVTTSQASQANTVTTSQPSQANTVTTSQPSQANTVTTSQASQANTVTTSQASQANTVITCQPSQANTVTTSQPSQANTVTTSQASQANTVTTSQASQANTVTTSQASQANTVTTSQPSQANTVTTSQASQANTVTTSQASQANTVTTSQPSQANTASQANTVTTSQPSQANTVTTSQPSQSNTVTTSQPSQANTVTTSQPSQANTVTTSQASQANTVTTSQASQANTVTTSQASQANTVTTSQVSQANTVTTSQPSQANTVTTSQASQANTVTTSQPSQANTVTTSQVSQANTVTTSQASQANTVTTSQASQANTVTTSQVSQANTVTTSQVSQANTVTTSQASQANTVTTSQASQANTVTTSQPSQANKILIFIF, encoded by the exons atgacagtccagcgcgcataccgcaagACCTGGCAGCCAGTGTGTAAAGCAGTCCAGTACAACACAGCGAGGAGACCGGAACTGTTAGTCGGCCGTGAAGTCCGGGCTGGA GCCAACACGGTCACCACTTCTCAGGTATCTCAGGCCAACACGGTCACCACTTCTCAGGTATCTCAGGCCAACACGGTCACCACTTCTCAGGCATCTCAGGCCAACACGGTCACCACTTCTCAGCCATCTCAGGCCAACACGGTCACCACTTCTCAGCCATCTCAGTCCAACACGGTCACCACTTCTCAGCCATCTCAGGCCAACACGGTCACCACTTCTCAGCCATCTCAGGCCAACACGGTCACCACTTCTCAGGCATCTCAGGCCAACACGGTCACCACTTCTCAGGCATCTCAGGCCAACACGGTCACCACTTCTCAGGCATCTCAGGCCAACACGGTCACCACTTCTCAGCCATCTCAGGCCAACACGGTCACCACTTCTCAGCCATCTCAGGCCAACACGGTCACCACTTCTCAGGCATCTCAGGCCAACACGGTCACCACTTCTCAGGCATCTCAGGCCAACACGGTCACCACTTCTCAGCCATCTCAGGCCAACACG GCATCTCAGGCCAACACGGTCACCACTTCTCAGCCATCTCAGGCCAACACGGTCACCACTTCTCAGCCATCTCAGTCCAACACGGTCACCACTTCTCAGCCATCTCAGGCCAACACGGTCACCACTTCTCAGCCATCTCAGGCCAACACGGTCACCACTTCTCAGGCATCTCAGGCCAACACGGTCACCACTTCTCAGGCATCTCAGGCCAACACGGTCACCACTTCTCAGGtatctcaagccaacacggtcaCCACTTCTCAGCCATCTCAGGCCAACACGGTCACCACTTCTCAGGCATCTCAGGCCAACACGGTCACCACTTCTCAGGCATCTCAGGCCAACACGGTCACCACTTCTCAGGCATCTCAGGCCAACACGGTCACCACTTCTCAGCCATCTCAGGCCAACACGGTCACCACTTCTCAGCCATCTCAGGCCAACACGGTCACCACTTCTCAGGCATCTCAGGCCAACACGGTCACCACTTCTCAGGCATCACAGGCCAACACGGTCATCACTTGTCAGCCATCTCAGGCCAACACGGTCACCACTTCTCAGCCATCTCAGGCCAACACGGTCACCACTTCTCAGGCATCTCAGGCCAACACGGTCACCACTTCTCAGGCATCTCAGGCCAACACGGTCACCACTTCTCAGGCATCTCAGGCCAACACGGTCACCACTTCTCAGCCATCTCAGGCCAACACGGTCACCACTTCTCAGGCATCTCAGGCCAACACGGTCACCACTTCTCAGGCATCTCAGGCCAACACGGTCACCACTTCTCAGCCATCTCAGGCCAACACG GCATCTCAGGCCAACACGGTCACCACTTCTCAGCCATCTCAGGCCAACACGGTCACCACTTCTCAGCCATCTCAGTCCAACACGGTCACCACTTCTCAGCCATCTCAGGCCAACACGGTCACCACTTCTCAGCCATCTCAGGCCAACACGGTCACCACTTCTCAGGCATCTCAGGCCAACACGGTCACCACTTCTCAGGCATCTCAGGCCAACACGGTCACCACTTCTCAGGCATCTCAGGCCAACACGGTCACCACTTCTCAGGtatctcaagccaacacggtcaCCACTTCTCAGCCATCTCAGGCCAACACGGTCACCACTTCTCAGGCATCTCAGGCCAACACGGTCACCACTTCTCAGCCATCTCAGGCCAACACGGTCACCACTTCTCAGGTATCTCAGGCCAACACGGTCACCACTTCTCAGGCATCTCAGGCCAACACGGTCACCACTTCTCAGGCATCTCAGGCCAACACGGTCACCACTTCTCAGGTATCTCAGGCCAACACGGTCACCACTTCTCAGGTATCTCAGGCCAACACGGTCACCACTTCTCAGGCATCTCAGGCCAACACGGTCACCACTTCTCAGGCATCTCAGGCCAACACGGTCACCACTTCTCAGCCATCTCAGGCCAacaaaatattgatatttatattttaa